One segment of Leuconostoc lactis DNA contains the following:
- a CDS encoding UDP-glucose--hexose-1-phosphate uridylyltransferase yields the protein MNQNGLITVFVQRVIAETDYTELDETYLINQVLGWLGEAEYQVPTTLTPWEDADTLTLLDALIRVADTNVTLVRREMNADMLGAQLMALFVPRPSEVNRIFWEKYASAPAAATDYLFALSRRSNYIKTREIGQNISFPVTTKYGALQITINLSKPEKDPKMIAAALQAQKNTPVNYPVSQLSHDNEGYWGRLDYPARANHRVVALTLGGEPWFFQYSPYAYFNEHAIVFSKTIRPMRVDVAHLAKLLEFVTLFPDYFIGSNADLPIVGGSILTHDHFQAGRYDLPMAKATIKTPITLPGSQVASAGVLNWPMTVIRLADEDQANLLQAAQQIMTTWAHYSDPELDIRAFDAQGERHHTVTPIARYRDGRYELDLVLRDNNVSETYPDGIFHPHVDVQHIKQENIGLIEVMGLAILPPRLKTELEVVKAYLLGQVDQVAPKHQLWAETLRVNTTITPDNVTDVINDSVGHIFERVLEDAGVYKHDAAGEAGLARFLRAVAQNAQVSD from the coding sequence ATGAATCAGAATGGCTTAATCACAGTCTTTGTCCAGCGTGTCATTGCTGAGACCGACTATACCGAACTAGATGAGACCTACTTAATTAATCAGGTGCTGGGCTGGCTTGGTGAGGCAGAATATCAAGTACCAACGACGTTGACCCCTTGGGAAGATGCGGACACCTTAACTTTACTGGATGCTTTAATTCGTGTGGCAGACACGAATGTGACATTGGTGCGTCGTGAGATGAACGCTGATATGTTGGGGGCGCAATTAATGGCCCTTTTTGTGCCACGGCCTTCTGAAGTGAACCGGATTTTTTGGGAAAAATATGCTAGTGCACCCGCTGCCGCTACGGACTACTTATTTGCATTATCACGCCGCAGTAACTACATTAAAACGCGTGAAATTGGTCAAAATATCTCGTTTCCGGTCACGACAAAATATGGCGCGTTACAAATCACGATTAATTTGTCGAAACCAGAAAAAGATCCTAAGATGATTGCGGCAGCGTTGCAGGCTCAAAAAAATACGCCTGTCAATTATCCAGTTTCGCAATTATCTCATGATAATGAAGGTTACTGGGGGCGGTTAGATTACCCAGCACGGGCAAATCATCGGGTGGTGGCCCTAACTTTGGGTGGGGAACCATGGTTTTTCCAATATTCACCGTATGCCTATTTCAACGAACATGCGATTGTTTTTTCAAAAACGATTCGGCCAATGCGCGTAGATGTGGCCCATTTAGCGAAATTATTAGAGTTTGTGACGTTATTTCCGGATTATTTTATCGGTTCCAATGCGGACTTGCCCATTGTCGGCGGCTCCATTCTAACCCATGATCATTTCCAGGCTGGGCGCTACGACTTGCCAATGGCTAAGGCTACGATTAAGACACCAATTACGTTGCCAGGTAGTCAAGTTGCGTCGGCTGGCGTGTTAAATTGGCCAATGACGGTGATTCGTTTGGCCGATGAAGACCAAGCCAACCTGCTACAAGCTGCCCAACAAATTATGACAACGTGGGCCCATTATAGCGATCCTGAGTTAGACATTCGCGCCTTTGATGCGCAGGGTGAACGCCATCATACGGTGACGCCAATTGCGCGCTATCGGGACGGGCGTTACGAACTCGACTTAGTGTTGCGGGATAATAACGTATCGGAGACGTACCCTGATGGTATTTTCCATCCCCACGTCGATGTCCAACATATTAAACAAGAAAATATTGGCTTAATTGAAGTCATGGGCTTAGCTATTTTACCACCAAGGTTAAAGACCGAACTTGAGGTCGTCAAGGCTTACTTATTAGGCCAAGTCGACCAGGTGGCACCAAAGCATCAATTGTGGGCTGAAACATTGCGTGTCAACACAACAATTACCCCTGATAATGTCACCGACGTCATTAATGACAGTGTCGGGCACATCTTTGAGCGGGTCTTAGAAGATGCGGGTGTCTATAAACATGACGCAGCCGGAGAAGCCGGTTTGGCACGTTTCTTACGGGCTGTCGCCCAAAATGCACAAGTATCAGATTAA
- a CDS encoding aldose epimerase family protein, producing the protein MMEILTQPFGEQATCYTLVNDQGVALSVTDFGARIVSLRVPLATGERELVLGFDSAEEYQQKDTFIGATIGRVAGRIAGSHWQNDGVDYQFEANENDSNLHSGVIGFDQRYWQAAPQVTATDARVVFTYVSEDGENGFPGQVTVNVTYALDNDNVWRLTYDATTDAPTLFNPTNHVYFNLTGDPTQSVAAHQLKVAADFFAPIGDKNLTTGEIQSVAGTGFDFREAKPVRTTIESTDEQHQRVGHGLDHPFLLQDTQGAPQAELLSPDGLVRVAMTTTAPAVVVFTGNFGTDYNLPMRQSQLKNHGGITLEAQAVPGAERFAQYGDIVLTPASPYQQVTEFKLDF; encoded by the coding sequence ATGATGGAAATTTTAACACAACCGTTTGGTGAGCAAGCAACATGCTACACCCTAGTCAACGACCAGGGTGTGGCCTTGAGTGTCACGGATTTTGGCGCGCGAATTGTGAGTTTGCGCGTCCCACTTGCGACAGGCGAACGTGAGTTGGTATTAGGTTTTGACAGTGCGGAAGAATACCAACAAAAGGATACCTTTATTGGGGCTACAATTGGCCGTGTTGCTGGTCGTATCGCTGGATCACATTGGCAAAACGATGGTGTCGACTACCAGTTTGAAGCCAATGAAAACGATAGTAATTTGCATAGTGGCGTGATCGGCTTCGATCAACGTTATTGGCAAGCTGCACCACAGGTGACAGCAACAGATGCAAGGGTTGTGTTTACGTATGTCAGTGAAGACGGGGAAAATGGTTTTCCTGGCCAAGTCACCGTTAACGTGACCTATGCTTTGGATAATGATAACGTGTGGCGGTTAACATATGACGCTACGACTGATGCGCCAACACTCTTTAATCCAACGAACCATGTCTACTTTAACTTGACGGGTGATCCGACGCAAAGCGTTGCAGCGCATCAGCTCAAGGTTGCCGCTGATTTCTTTGCGCCCATTGGTGATAAGAACTTAACGACTGGGGAAATACAGTCAGTGGCTGGCACAGGTTTTGATTTTCGTGAGGCAAAACCAGTTCGCACGACGATTGAGAGCACAGATGAGCAGCATCAACGCGTTGGTCATGGCCTTGATCATCCATTTTTGTTACAAGACACGCAGGGAGCACCACAAGCCGAACTGCTATCACCAGATGGTTTGGTGCGCGTTGCCATGACCACAACGGCGCCGGCAGTGGTTGTCTTTACGGGTAATTTTGGTACAGATTACAATCTGCCAATGCGCCAATCGCAATTGAAAAACCATGGGGGGATTACACTAGAGGCCCAAGCGGTACCTGGCGCCGAACGTTTTGCGCAATATGGCGATATTGTGCTAACGCCGGCATCGCCTTATCAGCAAGTCACCGAATTTAAGCTGGACTTTTAA
- a CDS encoding MSCRAMM family protein: MDSWGTGNNSHMYLTKTQVRERMALLATPGHYQDANTLDDVGTYLAGQVNSVLSEFYTVKNGTVHNPIGEQFTYADTAFTVTSVGKKVVDNLPSVTRDTQQVTVNNLNLGQDQEIQLHYQVHLKTEAQNFQPDFWYQVSGQTSLTPTEKDAAVAFGIPSAKAAGTKLQVTKKWVDDIDRTKRPDQIQFGIGRKVADQLTDWRAVGQLTATENWQKTVAQSMQDGQSVWLPAYNNQGQAFDYQVLNEQTAGYVTQITQQGNQATVTNCQYGLMIDKIAQGTTSPVKGATFTVSSSDGQQVLTVQPGQCQLLTPGDYTIQETQSPSGFQMAKTTYHLTLTTDGQWLSDGQAITATAPESDGDGVKDGFSIDQTLSHNASQTNVVKLTQNNPIKPFKLVVKKTDAQTTLPVSGAQFELKALTGEMLTLKANRHGTAFTVMHLTPGTYTLTERQAPQGYLPAEPIVMVISPDGRVQVTGGTKQWATKLTNDQTDNQVILQVPNRNQAVLPNTGGAGQLPYLMVAGGLLSVGFLLHSGYQYGQRRRQKK; this comes from the coding sequence ATGGATAGTTGGGGTACAGGTAATAATTCTCACATGTATTTAACCAAAACGCAAGTACGTGAACGCATGGCATTACTCGCAACACCTGGCCACTATCAAGATGCTAATACGTTAGATGACGTTGGCACTTATTTAGCAGGTCAAGTCAATAGTGTCTTAAGTGAGTTTTATACGGTAAAAAACGGGACGGTGCATAATCCGATTGGTGAACAATTTACATATGCGGACACAGCATTTACCGTGACCAGTGTGGGTAAAAAAGTGGTTGATAACTTACCAAGTGTGACACGTGATACCCAACAAGTGACCGTTAACAACCTGAATCTGGGGCAAGATCAAGAGATTCAGCTGCATTATCAGGTCCATCTCAAGACGGAAGCGCAAAACTTTCAACCTGATTTTTGGTACCAAGTGAGTGGGCAAACGTCATTAACCCCAACTGAAAAAGACGCCGCAGTGGCCTTTGGTATACCTTCTGCTAAAGCAGCCGGAACCAAGTTGCAGGTGACTAAAAAATGGGTGGATGATATTGATCGCACAAAACGACCCGACCAAATTCAGTTTGGCATTGGGCGAAAAGTGGCTGATCAGTTAACTGATTGGCGGGCGGTTGGACAGCTAACAGCTACGGAAAATTGGCAAAAGACAGTCGCCCAAAGCATGCAAGACGGGCAATCGGTGTGGCTACCCGCCTATAATAACCAAGGCCAAGCATTCGATTATCAGGTTTTAAATGAGCAGACAGCGGGTTACGTGACACAAATTACGCAACAAGGTAATCAGGCGACGGTAACAAATTGCCAATATGGCTTAATGATTGACAAAATCGCCCAAGGGACAACATCACCCGTCAAAGGTGCGACGTTTACCGTATCATCTTCAGATGGTCAGCAGGTCCTGACGGTTCAGCCGGGCCAATGCCAGCTGTTGACACCAGGCGACTACACCATTCAAGAAACTCAGTCACCCAGTGGGTTTCAAATGGCCAAAACCACGTATCATTTAACGCTGACGACAGACGGGCAGTGGTTAAGTGATGGGCAAGCCATTACAGCGACTGCGCCTGAATCAGACGGTGATGGCGTTAAGGATGGTTTTTCAATTGACCAGACATTATCGCATAATGCCAGTCAAACTAATGTTGTCAAATTAACGCAAAATAATCCCATTAAGCCATTCAAATTAGTGGTGAAAAAGACGGATGCCCAGACAACCCTACCTGTGTCAGGCGCACAATTTGAGCTTAAAGCGCTAACGGGTGAGATGCTAACCCTTAAAGCCAATCGACATGGCACAGCATTTACCGTGATGCATTTAACCCCAGGTACTTACACCTTGACCGAACGTCAAGCGCCTCAAGGTTACTTACCTGCCGAACCAATCGTGATGGTCATTTCGCCAGATGGCCGTGTCCAAGTGACCGGTGGGACTAAACAGTGGGCCACCAAGTTAACCAACGATCAAACTGATAATCAAGTTATCTTGCAAGTTCCAAATCGGAATCAAGCCGTTTTGCCAAACACAGGTGGGGCTGGTCAGTTACCTTATTTGATGGTGGCTGGTGGTTTACTGAGTGTCGGTTTCTTGCTTCATTCGGGTTACCAGTATGGCCAACGCCGGAGGCAGAAAAAATGA
- a CDS encoding galactokinase: protein MTTIYDELATVYHTQFQTQPTDKFFSPGRINLIGEHTDYNGGHVFPAAITLGTYGVAGKRTDKLVKLYSTNMPEVGVITFDINDETQLPHGSWGNFVKGVLQALRGYGNQFETGFELVISGNIPNGSGLSSSSSLELLIGVVAKKLYDLKVPRLQLVASGQRAENDFVGVNTGIMDQFAIGFGEADHAIYLDTNTMIYEMILTHLGDHVIVIMNTNKRRELADSKYNERVRETQAAVVDLQQKLNIQFLGQLDRATFDQNAALIADETVRRRARHAVYENERTQDAVKALQANDLVGFGQLMNASHQSLKADYEVTGIELDTLAETAQQVPGVLGARMTGAGFGGCAIALVHRDAVATLEKTVGERYEAVVGYAPSFYAANIGTGAHWVGEI from the coding sequence ATGACAACAATTTATGATGAACTCGCAACAGTCTATCACACACAATTTCAAACACAACCAACTGACAAATTTTTCTCCCCAGGACGTATTAATTTAATTGGTGAACATACGGATTATAATGGGGGTCACGTTTTTCCGGCGGCAATTACCTTAGGGACTTATGGGGTCGCGGGTAAGCGTACGGATAAATTGGTGAAGTTGTATTCGACCAATATGCCCGAGGTGGGGGTCATCACATTTGATATTAACGATGAAACCCAGTTACCACATGGGTCATGGGGCAACTTTGTCAAAGGGGTTTTGCAAGCTTTACGTGGATATGGCAATCAGTTTGAAACGGGATTTGAATTGGTCATTTCGGGCAACATCCCCAATGGCTCAGGGCTCTCGTCGTCATCGTCACTCGAATTATTGATTGGTGTGGTCGCCAAAAAGTTATATGACTTGAAGGTGCCTAGATTACAATTGGTAGCGAGTGGCCAACGTGCTGAAAATGATTTTGTCGGCGTTAATACAGGCATTATGGATCAGTTTGCGATTGGTTTTGGCGAAGCTGATCACGCTATTTATTTGGATACGAATACAATGATTTATGAGATGATCCTAACACACTTAGGAGATCACGTCATTGTCATTATGAATACGAATAAACGGCGTGAGTTAGCAGATTCAAAATATAACGAACGCGTGCGTGAAACGCAAGCGGCGGTCGTTGACTTACAACAAAAGCTCAACATTCAATTCCTTGGGCAATTGGATCGTGCGACGTTTGATCAAAATGCAGCATTGATTGCGGATGAAACAGTTCGCCGTCGTGCGCGTCATGCGGTTTATGAAAATGAACGGACGCAAGATGCTGTGAAAGCCCTACAGGCTAATGATTTGGTTGGCTTTGGGCAACTGATGAATGCCTCGCACCAATCACTAAAAGCAGATTATGAAGTCACAGGCATTGAACTCGATACTTTGGCTGAAACTGCCCAACAGGTGCCGGGTGTCTTAGGTGCACGGATGACTGGTGCTGGTTTTGGTGGCTGTGCGATTGCCTTAGTACATCGCGATGCAGTCGCGACACTGGAAAAAACAGTTGGTGAACGCTATGAAGCGGTGGTGGGTTACGCGCCATCATTTTATGCGGCTAACATTGGCACGGGTGCACATTGGGTTGGCGAAATTTGA
- a CDS encoding recombinase family protein yields the protein MKYGYARVSTEGQHLEAQVAQLTQAGVDQIFKEKYTGTTTERPVFDTLLKTLQPHDMLVVTKLDRFARNTHEALEVMQHLFDQRVAIHILNLGLIDESPTGKLIFTIFSAFAQFERDLILTRTQEGKAYARRHNPHFREGRKETYSDMEILAAYQQHQAGLSYQQVAKKTGISASTLKRRIKKLRQAEKNT from the coding sequence ATGAAATACGGCTATGCTAGAGTTAGCACAGAAGGCCAACATCTTGAAGCCCAAGTTGCGCAGTTAACCCAGGCTGGTGTTGACCAAATTTTCAAAGAAAAATATACCGGCACAACCACTGAACGGCCGGTTTTTGACACACTCTTAAAAACGTTACAACCTCACGATATGCTTGTTGTGACCAAGCTAGATCGCTTCGCCAGAAATACCCACGAGGCCCTCGAAGTCATGCAACATTTATTTGATCAACGGGTCGCCATCCACATCTTAAATTTAGGCTTGATTGATGAAAGTCCCACGGGTAAACTGATTTTCACCATTTTTTCTGCCTTTGCGCAGTTTGAACGTGATCTGATTTTGACACGGACACAGGAAGGCAAAGCTTATGCCCGACGCCACAATCCCCATTTTCGTGAAGGACGTAAAGAGACCTATTCCGATATGGAAATTTTAGCCGCTTATCAACAACATCAAGCTGGCCTATCGTATCAACAAGTGGCCAAAAAAACGGGTATTAGCGCCTCAACTTTAAAACGACGCATCAAAAAACTCCGACAGGCCGAGAAAAACACGTGA
- a CDS encoding vWA domain-containing protein, translated as MLTIGQTVTAAGITPTYQTTPAGTSSTAAWTIPGQVDVINPQGGHEREGWDNVTQWDGAPDNMRNAYLKFGGHDVNNPAYQIRQYARQTTTPGLFDVFLNVKGNRQVPIKPIDIVLVTDMSGSMNSVFNGGIKREYAMREGIEKFMQTINDAGYGDFVNVGLVAFAAKDSDKEPGIWSENIERVSNTAHVANINKILRNPPAGGTFTQNGLREAQNMLASDASDHKKIMVLLTDGIPTQSYKVTQAKVVDGHVIGTGFSQAWDYPGYTSQFVESHYPDWIERPAPYQVDGQMIPDTWAATLGGGLRTAGKRD; from the coding sequence TTGTTAACCATTGGACAAACTGTGACTGCTGCTGGTATAACGCCAACCTATCAAACCACACCAGCTGGCACGTCATCAACAGCTGCATGGACGATACCAGGGCAAGTGGACGTCATTAATCCCCAGGGTGGGCATGAGCGTGAGGGCTGGGACAATGTCACCCAATGGGATGGTGCACCTGATAACATGCGCAATGCCTATCTCAAATTTGGCGGTCATGACGTCAACAATCCAGCTTATCAAATACGACAATATGCACGCCAAACCACGACACCTGGCTTGTTTGATGTTTTCTTGAATGTTAAAGGGAATCGGCAAGTGCCGATCAAACCAATTGATATTGTTTTGGTCACTGACATGTCCGGATCCATGAATTCAGTGTTCAACGGTGGCATCAAGCGAGAATATGCGATGCGTGAAGGTATTGAAAAATTTATGCAAACCATCAATGACGCAGGCTATGGTGACTTTGTCAATGTTGGACTTGTTGCTTTTGCCGCCAAAGACAGTGACAAAGAACCAGGGATTTGGTCAGAGAATATTGAGCGTGTTAGTAATACAGCGCATGTTGCAAACATTAATAAGATTCTCAGAAATCCACCTGCTGGCGGAACGTTTACACAAAATGGTCTTCGTGAAGCACAAAACATGTTGGCAAGTGATGCCAGTGACCATAAAAAAATCATGGTGTTATTGACTGACGGAATTCCGACGCAATCATACAAAGTAACTCAAGCCAAAGTAGTTGATGGGCACGTTATCGGGACGGGTTTTAGTCAAGCATGGGATTATCCAGGGTATACGTCACAGTTTGTCGAAAGCCATTATCCTGACTGGATAGAGAGACCAGCGCCGTATCAAGTTGATGGCCAAATGATTCCAGATACTTGGGCAGCTACGTTAGGGGGAGGCCTACGCACTGCGGGAAAAAGGGACTGA
- a CDS encoding beta-galactosidase, with amino-acid sequence MTTLQTILARRDWENPVVTQWHRLPSHTDMTYDNLDQGRPGSQIQSLNGTWGFNYFTHLDDIDDTWRVQDLPDATTITVPGNWQLAGDYDVPLYSNVAYPFPVTPPIVPEENPVGAYSKTIQVDEAWLADSKETHIVFNGVSSAFYLWVNGTWIGYSEDSRLPAEFDLTPHLVAGENRIAVLVLKWSKASYFEDQDMWRLSGIFRDVELVNMPKVRLSDFAIDTQLADDLDDAVVTVRAEIGDVANQALQVRATLSWDGLEIASDETTFGNDLVDERGANAQEATLSLPVHQPKLWSAEMPQRYDLTLTLFDDETVYHTETKKIGIRRVDIKDGLLRLNNQPLLIRGVNKHEFTPETGYYVDEATMLKDIRLLKEHNFNAVRLSHYPNDRRWYELCDQYGLYLVDEANIETHGMTPMNRLTNDATYLPLMMARVTRMVKRDYNHPSVIIWSLGNESGYGHNHDAMYQWLKQVDPSRPVQYEGGGADSPATDIIAPMYARVDQDQVAPVNSKWSIKKWVSQPGETRPLILCEYAHSMGNSLGGFAKYWDAFEQYPRLQGGFIWDWVDQGLLKNETTGESFYAYGGDFGDHPNDRQFSLDGLLLPDRTPKPALLEAAFCQQYFGFSLVRTPTGHPEALQVTSKHLFKHVDDAVLQYQWVINGIPQPLASLPLDLPAGDTMTVPLTVPQVATGDVTLNVTIIQQTPDGIIRPQTRLAYNQFVIQNRPLKPAVPDVTTSLPPVVEQTAETVTITAGQHQFVFDATRGWLTQWYFAGVSQLLTPLKDQFTRAAIDNDIGVSEVGRVDPNAWYEKWRASGYDQLQPRLGAFDVTANDQGVVVTTTHDFLSPIDQHVMLQSTKRYQISPTGALDLQVDVWRQIADPEPARIGLNVQLATVPEQVNYDGLGPMENYPDRRAAATKGRWAASLADLYTPYIFPSENGLRTAVTHLQFGQHDLQSTTTLAFNLSPYSPQQLASTTHRHLLKPETGVWLNLDGAHMGVGGDDSWSPSVSPEYLLSDEHYHYALHWQLHDQL; translated from the coding sequence ATGACAACATTACAGACGATTTTGGCACGTCGGGATTGGGAAAATCCGGTCGTAACCCAATGGCATCGCTTACCTAGTCATACAGATATGACCTATGATAATTTGGATCAAGGACGACCAGGTAGCCAAATCCAATCGCTTAACGGAACTTGGGGATTTAATTATTTTACGCACCTTGATGATATTGACGATACGTGGCGTGTGCAAGATTTACCAGATGCGACAACCATTACGGTTCCCGGCAACTGGCAATTAGCCGGTGATTATGACGTGCCATTGTATAGTAATGTGGCCTATCCGTTCCCCGTAACCCCGCCAATCGTGCCTGAAGAAAACCCAGTAGGGGCTTATTCAAAGACCATTCAAGTCGACGAAGCGTGGCTGGCTGACTCGAAAGAGACACATATTGTCTTTAATGGTGTCAGTTCAGCATTTTATCTTTGGGTCAACGGGACTTGGATCGGGTACTCAGAAGATAGCCGGTTACCCGCCGAATTTGATTTAACGCCACACCTGGTAGCGGGTGAGAATCGTATCGCTGTTTTGGTTTTGAAATGGAGTAAAGCGAGCTATTTTGAAGATCAAGATATGTGGCGGCTTTCTGGCATTTTCCGTGATGTTGAACTGGTGAACATGCCCAAGGTGCGTTTGTCAGACTTTGCCATCGATACCCAGTTAGCGGATGATTTGGATGATGCCGTGGTCACAGTGCGAGCTGAAATTGGAGATGTGGCGAATCAGGCATTACAAGTGCGGGCAACTTTATCTTGGGATGGCTTAGAAATCGCGTCAGATGAGACAACATTTGGCAACGACTTGGTGGATGAGCGTGGCGCCAATGCCCAAGAAGCGACCTTATCGCTACCAGTTCATCAGCCGAAACTGTGGTCAGCAGAAATGCCACAGCGCTATGACTTAACGCTGACATTGTTTGATGACGAGACGGTTTATCATACGGAAACCAAAAAAATTGGTATCCGACGCGTCGATATCAAGGACGGGCTCTTGCGTTTAAATAATCAGCCGCTGCTCATTCGCGGGGTGAATAAGCATGAATTCACGCCGGAGACGGGCTATTATGTCGATGAAGCGACGATGTTAAAAGATATTCGCTTACTCAAGGAGCATAATTTTAATGCTGTCCGATTATCGCATTATCCTAATGACCGTCGTTGGTATGAGTTATGTGATCAATACGGGTTGTATTTAGTCGATGAGGCGAATATTGAAACCCACGGGATGACCCCGATGAACCGTTTAACCAATGATGCCACATACTTGCCGCTCATGATGGCCCGCGTGACGCGCATGGTCAAGCGTGACTATAATCATCCTTCAGTCATTATTTGGTCACTTGGGAATGAGTCGGGTTATGGCCATAATCATGACGCGATGTATCAGTGGTTGAAGCAAGTGGATCCGTCACGACCAGTGCAATATGAGGGTGGTGGCGCTGATTCACCAGCGACCGATATTATTGCACCGATGTACGCGCGTGTGGATCAAGATCAAGTTGCGCCTGTGAATTCAAAATGGTCGATTAAGAAGTGGGTGAGTCAACCCGGCGAAACCCGGCCCCTTATTTTGTGTGAATATGCGCATAGTATGGGCAATAGCTTAGGTGGTTTTGCCAAATACTGGGATGCCTTTGAACAGTATCCACGTTTACAAGGTGGCTTTATCTGGGATTGGGTTGATCAAGGGTTGTTGAAAAATGAGACGACTGGTGAGTCATTTTACGCTTACGGTGGTGACTTTGGGGACCACCCCAATGATCGGCAATTCAGTCTGGATGGTTTGCTTTTACCAGACCGGACCCCAAAGCCAGCCTTACTGGAAGCGGCATTTTGTCAGCAGTACTTTGGCTTTTCGCTTGTTCGGACGCCGACTGGTCACCCCGAAGCGTTACAAGTTACTAGCAAGCATCTGTTTAAACATGTGGATGATGCGGTTTTGCAGTATCAGTGGGTGATCAATGGCATACCACAACCGCTGGCGAGTTTGCCACTTGATTTACCAGCTGGGGATACTATGACGGTACCTTTAACGGTGCCACAGGTTGCGACTGGTGATGTAACCTTAAATGTAACCATTATTCAGCAAACACCTGATGGCATTATTCGCCCGCAGACGCGTTTGGCTTACAATCAGTTTGTGATTCAAAATCGCCCATTAAAACCAGCCGTGCCTGACGTGACGACAAGTTTACCACCGGTAGTTGAACAAACAGCCGAAACCGTTACCATTACGGCCGGCCAACACCAGTTTGTCTTTGATGCCACGCGAGGTTGGTTAACACAGTGGTATTTTGCAGGGGTCAGTCAGCTCTTGACGCCGTTAAAAGATCAGTTTACCCGTGCGGCAATTGATAATGATATTGGCGTGAGTGAAGTCGGGCGTGTTGATCCAAATGCCTGGTATGAAAAGTGGCGTGCTAGTGGTTATGACCAATTGCAACCACGTTTGGGTGCGTTTGACGTGACAGCCAACGACCAAGGTGTCGTGGTAACGACGACACATGATTTTCTGTCACCAATTGATCAGCATGTGATGTTACAGTCAACTAAGCGTTACCAAATTTCACCGACCGGTGCGTTAGATTTGCAAGTTGATGTTTGGCGACAGATTGCTGACCCTGAACCAGCCCGAATTGGCTTAAATGTCCAATTAGCGACGGTACCAGAACAAGTGAACTACGATGGGCTTGGACCAATGGAAAATTATCCAGACCGTCGGGCAGCAGCGACCAAAGGCCGCTGGGCAGCATCATTAGCTGACTTATACACGCCTTACATTTTCCCAAGTGAAAATGGGTTGCGTACAGCTGTCACACATTTGCAATTTGGACAACATGATCTGCAAAGCACGACAACGTTGGCCTTTAATTTGTCACCGTATAGTCCGCAACAGTTGGCAAGTACGACACACCGCCATTTGCTCAAACCAGAGACTGGTGTGTGGCTCAACTTAGATGGTGCGCATATGGGTGTCGGTGGGGATGATTCTTGGTCACCAAGTGTGTCACCGGAATATCTATTATCTGACGAGCATTACCATTATGCGTTGCATTGGCAATTGCATGACCAACTTTAA